In Salvelinus namaycush isolate Seneca chromosome 16, SaNama_1.0, whole genome shotgun sequence, the sequence TCAGTCAGCCACCACAAACACCGCCATGACACGGTATCAGTCAGCCACCACAAACACCGCCAGGACACGGTATCAGTCAGCCACCACAAACACCGCCAGGACACGGTATCAGTCAGCCACCACAAACACCGCCATGACACGGTATCAGTCAGCCACCACAAACACCGCCAGGACACGGTATCAGTCAGCCGACACAAACACCGCCAGGACACGGTATCAGTCAGCCGACACAAACACCGCCATGACACGGTATCAGTCAGCCACCACAACACCGCCAGGACACGGCATCAGTCAGCCGTCACAAACACCGCCAGGACACGGTATCAGTCAGCCACCACAACAGCGCCAGGACACGGTATCAGTCAGCCACCACAAACACCGCCAGGACACGGTATCAGTCAGCCACCACAAACACCGCCATGACACGGTATCAGTCAGCCACCACAAACACCGCCAGGACACGGTATCAGTCAGCCGACACAAACACCGCCAGGACACGGCATCAGTCAGCCGTCACAAACACCGCCAGGACACGGTATCAGTCAGCCACCACAAACACCGCCAGGACACGGTATCAGTCAGCCACCACAAACACCGCCATGACACGGTATCAGTCAGCCACCACAAACACCGCCAGGACACGGTATCAGTCAGCCGACACAAACACCGCCAGGACACGGTATCAGTCAGCCGACACAAACACCGCCAGGACACGGTATCAGTCAGCCGACACAAACACCGCCAGAACACGGTATCAGTCAGCCGACACAAACACCGCCAGGACACGGCATCAGTCAGCCGTCACAAACACCGCCAGGACACGGTATCAGTCAGCCACCACAACAGCGCCAGGACACGGTATCAGTCAGCCGACACAAACACCGCCATGACACGGTATCAGTCAGCCGACACAAACACCGCCAGGACACGGCATCAGTCAGCCGTCACAAACACCGCCAGGACACGGTATCAGTCAGCCACCACAACAGCGCCAGGACACGGTATCAGTCAGCCACCACAAACACCGCCAGGACACGGTATCAGTCAGCCACCACAACACCGCCAGGACACGGTATCAGTCAGCCGACACAAACACCGCCAGGACACGGTATCAGTCAGCCACCACAACACCGCCAGGACACGGTATCAGTCAGCCGTCACAAACACCGCCAGGACACGGTATCAGTCAGCCACCACAAACACCGCCAGGACACGGTATCAGTCAGCCGACACAAACACCGCCAGGACACGGTATCAGTCAGCCACCACAACACCGCCAGGACACGGTATCAGTCAGCCACCACAACACCGCCAGGACACGGTATCAGTCAGCTACCACAAACACCGCCATGACACGGTATCAGTCAGCCACCACAACACCGCCAGGACACGGTATCAGTCAGCCACCACAAACACCGCCATGACACGGTATCAGTCAGCCAGCACAAACACCGCCATGACACGGTATCAGTCAGCCACCACAACACCGCCATGACACGGTATCAGTCAGCCACCACAACACCGCCAGGACACGGTATCAGTCAGCCACCACAACACCGCCAGGACACGGTATCAGTCAGCCACCACAAACACCGCCAGGACACGGTATCAGTCAGCCAGCACAAACACCGCCAGGACACGGTATCAGTCAGCCACCACAACACCGCCAGGACACGGTATCAGTCAGCCACCACAACACCGCCAGGACACGGTATCAGTCAGCCGTCACAACACCGCCATGACACGGTATCAGTCAGCCACCACAAACACCGCCAGGACACGGTATCAGTCAGCCACCACAACACCGCCATGACACGGTATCAGTCAGCCACCACAAACACCGCCAGGACACGGTATCAGTCAGCCACCACAACACCGCCAGGACACGGTATCAGTCAGCCACCACAACACCGCCAGGACACGGTATCAGTCAGCCGTCACAACACCGCCATGACACGGTATCAGTCAGCCACCACAAACACCGCCAGGACACGGTATCAGTCAGCCACCACAAACACCGCCAGGACACGGTATCAGTCAGCCGACACAAACACCGCCAGGACACGGTATCAGTCAGCCACCACAAACACCGCCAGGACACGGTATCAGTCAGCCACCACAAACACCGCCAGGACACGGTATCAGTCAGCCACCACAACACCGCCATGACACGGTATCAGTCAGCCACCACAACACCGCCAGGACACGGTATCAGTCAGCCAGCACAAACACCGCCATGACACGGTATCAGTCAGCCACCACAACACCGCCAGGACACGGTATCAGTCAGCCACCACAACAGCGCCAGCACAGAAAGAAGAAGAGTAGTAAGACGATAGTCTTCACCATATGAAAATCAAGTAAGCTGTGATCTGCAGTTTACAGGTCCTTTGACACGgtacagttgtatttttgttttacgTTTAAATGAGACATTGTACCATTATTAAAAACAATGGAAACTTGTGTCTAGTGGATGATAAAGACATGCACCACATGAATTAATATGAACAGTGTAGGAAATACAAAACATCTCTTAAAGAGATCAGAACGATGGTCAGAGTGTTGTGCTTAGGGACTCACCGATGTACACCGGAGCGTAGCTGGACTTGACGTTCTCGTCCAGGTAGGTGACGCCCAGAGTGTAGAGGGGCGTGGCTCCCACCCCGTGCAGGAACTGGCCCAGCATGAAGACAAAGCGGTAGCTGGACAGGCCCCCGCCCTCCCTCTCATGGCACGGGCTGGTACGGTTCCCCGTGCACACCCCTGTCCGCTCAGTCATGCTTACCTGGTATGGGGGAGTGGTGAAGTGAGGCAGGGCGAACACAAGAGATCCTAGCGCCATGACCAGCACCCCCCAGCCCAGCCAGCGAGGCTTGTGCCCCGTCCCACCAAAGTAACTGACGAAGGCCAGGCACACACAGGCAGCGATGTCGTAGGAGCTGGCGATGAGCCCGGTCTGGTAACTACGCAGGTCAAAGCGCCTCTCTATGGAGGTCACCACGGTGTTGATGAAGCCGTTGATGATCATGCCCTGGAGGAAGGAGGCCACACACAGGAAGAACAGTACCCAGCGAGGGGTGTTGAAGGTCTGGATGACTCGGGGCGTCAGAGCCCCCCAGCCACACAGCCCTTCTGAGTCTGCGGGGATGAATGTGAGGCCCAGTGGGGTCTCCGCGGGTGCTAGGCCCGTGTAAAGCTGTCCAGGCAGTGGGGTCTCCGCGGGTGCTTGGCCCGTGTAAAGCTGTCCAGGCAGTGGGGTAGCAGCCCTGGTGAGGATGATGTGGCTAGCGGGGCCATTTCCAGCGGCGCTGCCGGGGCCTAAGCCCACTGGGCTGTCCTCCTGAGAGTCCACGGGGCTGGGTGTCTCTAGGGAGGGGCCCATGGGGCTGTCCTGGAGGTCCAGCAGCTCCTGCTTGGAGCTGAAGGAGGCGTCGGCATTGAGTAGGATAGGCATGACCCCAGGGAGGGGCTCTCTGAGAGGGATAAAAGGCCTGGGAGACAGGGGAGGATTTTGAGGGAGAGGTAGTGTGCTGTAATAAAGGGATGTTTTTCTCCTGTGGGCTAGTGTCTGTACTCTATCTCACCCAGGGTTTCTCCTGTGGGCTAGTGTCTGTACTCTATCTCACCCAGGGTTTCTCCTGTGGGCTAGTGTCTGTACTCTATCTCACCCAGGGTTTCTCCTGTGGGCTAGTGTCTGTACTCTATCTCACCCAGGGTTTCTCCTGTGGGCTAGTGTCTGTACTCTATCTCACCCAGGGTTTCTCCTGTGGGCTAGTGTCTGTACTCTATCTCACCCAGGGTTTCTCCTGTGGGCTAGTGTCTGTACTCTATCTCACCCAGGGTTCGTTTATGCCATTGAGCAGTGAAAGTGTCTGCAAGTTGAAAACAATCCTCTGCCAGAGGGGACCACTGCACAGGGAAATGGACAGGATATGCTTTACTGGGGCCTCTGGGAAATGTCCTCCTaaaaaaggagagaagaggactgtCAGACATTATCACAAGATGTTCTtctgaaaatataaaaatgtgGAGATTAAAAAAATTATGATTCTAATAAAACACATGAACTTTAATCTGAGCCAATTCCTTTCTGTCTAGTGCCTGCTGACAGACAGAGAGCACGTGTCTCTGGTCTGGTCCGGTTTAGCCCGGTCTCGTGGTACTGTACTGCCTATTACCCTCCTATGATGGTGCCAGGGCGATGGAGCGGTCCAGAGGACCAAAATAAATAACACTAAAGGGATTAGCTCTGCATGGGGGAGCTGGTCCAAGGACAGGCCAaaacactaacacaactacattGTCCAGACCCACAGGTTCCCCCCAGAAAAACAGACCCCCCCAGATAAAACACAGCAGTCATCTCACCATGTCACATGAAGACATACTATATCTACTCAGTGAATGTTCCCTATATACTTTACTGGCTCTCAAGAACATTGTCCTCCATGAATGACAGTTGAAATACTTTGAATAATATCTCTGATAAATGTATGCAAATGAACCCGTTGACGACACATGGTGCTGTGGAACAGAAGGTAGAGAACACAGGCTAACAGGGGAACCAAAGGTCATTCATATGGTGATCAGCTGACCCCTGGATCTCTCACCCCACCACCACAACACAGGCTAACAGGGGAACCAAATACGGTGATCAGCTGACCCCTGGATCTCTCACCCCACTTCACCTCTCTTCACTCCACACCACCTCACCTCTCTTCACTCCACACCACCCGACCTCTCTTCACCCCACACCACCTGACCCCCCTTCATCCCACACCACCTCACCTCTCTTCACCCCACACCACCTCTtcaccccacctctcctctcttcaccccaGCTCACCCCACCTCTCTCCACCCCACACCACCTCTCTTCACCCCACACCACCTCACTTCACCACACCCCACCTCACCTCTCTTCACCCCACCTCTCTTCaccccacaccacctctcctctcttcaccccaCACCGCCTCACCTCTCTTCACTCCACTCCACACCACCTCACCTCTCTTCACTCCACACCACCCCACCTCTCTTCACCCCACCTCTCTTCACCCCACACCACCTGACCCCCCTTCATCCCACACCACCTCACCTCTCTTCACCCCACCTAGCTTCGCCCCACACCACCCCATACCACCTCTCTTCCCCCCACACCACCTCACCTCTCTTCACCCCACCTCACCCCACCTATCTTCACCCCACACCACCCCACCTCTCTTCACCCCACCTCTCTTCAcaccacaccacctctcctctcttcaccccaCACCGCCTCACCTCTCTTCACCCCACACCAGCCCACCTCTCTTCACCCCACACCTCTCTTCACCCCACACCACCTCTTCACCTCACTTCTCTTCACCCCACACCACCCCACCTCGCTTCACCCCACACCACCTCAGCTCTCTTCACCCCACCTCTCTTTACACCACACCACCCCACACCACCTCTCTTCACCCCACACCACCTCACCTCTCTTCACCCCACACCACCTCTTCACCTCACTTCTCTTCACCCCACACCACCCCACCTCGCTTCACCCCACACCACCTCAGCTCTCTTCACCCCACCTCTCTTTACCCCACACCACCCCACACCACCTCACCTCTCTTCACCCCACACCACCTCACCTCTCTTCACCCCACATCACCCCACCccatagatttggatagaaaacactctaaagtttctaaaactgttaaaataatgtctgtgagtataacagaacctatttggcaggcgaaaccccgaggacaaaccatcaaggatttttgttttattttgttcactgtgtttacatttacttttctATGGGAACCTAGATTTCTGTGGCagttggttgcagttcctattgcttccactagatgtcaacagtctttagaaattggttgatgtttttctttagagAGATGAAGAATTACGGCTATTCAGAACGAGGgtccagcctagtgtactctttTGTTTGGGCGCGCGACCTGAAGCTCGCGCCACTTTCATTTTAGACGCATGTAACGCTCGTCGGAAGGacgagaccaaggtgcagcgtggtacgtgttcatgtttctttattaaaaccgaacaccaaacaaaacaacaacgaaCGTCACGTCTTGAAggctacacagagctaacaaaaaaacaacatcccacaaccgaaggtggcaaaacaggctgcctaagtatgattcccaatcagagacaacgatagacagctgtccctgattgagaaccatacccggccaaaacatagaaacacaaatcatacaaatcatagaaataaagaacatagaatgcccacccaaattacaccctgaccaaaccaaatagaaacataaaaatagctctctaaggtcagggcgtgacactgcaATTGAACACAGtgtattccgtcttaaattttatcgattatttaagttttaaaatacctaaagatggattaggaaagttgtttgaaatgtttggatgaGAAGTTACAGGTAATTTATTAGATAAATGGTAGTCATGTTGGGTGAGTTGGAACCtttgtttttctgaatcaaacgcgccaaataaatggacattttggagatataacgacggaatttatcgaacaaaaggaccatttgtgatgtttctgggacattttggagtgccaacagaagcagatcttcaaaggtaaagcatatattatatcgctatttctgacttttgtgtcgcgcctggcgggttgaattatgattgtcatgtgtttgtttgatgggatggtaatagcatggtttgccgtaaagcctttttgaaatctgacatggtggctggattaacaagaagttaagctttaatttggtgtattgcacttgtgattgtatTAAAGTTAAATATTAATTTTTGAATtacgcactctgcaatttcactggatgttgtcgaaatgttccgctagcagaaccccCAGCCATACCAGGTTTTAAGAAcacgttcttatttacaatgacagcctcggaacagtgggttaactgccttgttcagggacagaacaacagatttttaccttgtgagCTCCGGGaatcgatctagcaaccttttggttactggtccaatgctctaaccactagt encodes:
- the LOC120061702 gene encoding extensin-like; the protein is MYANEPVDDTWCCGTEAHPTSLHPTPPLFTPHHLTSPHPTSPLFTPPLFTPHHLSSLHPTPPHLSSLHSTPPHLSSLHTTPPLFTPPLFTPHHLTPLHPTPPHLSSPHLASPHTTPYHLSSPHTTSPLFTPPHPTYLHPTPPHLSSPHLSSHHTTSPLFTPHRLTSLHPTPAHLSSPHTSLHPTPPLHLTSLHPTPPHLASPHTTSALFTPPLFTPHHPTPPLFTPHHLTSLHPTPPLHLTSLHPTPPHLASPHTTSALFTPPLFTPHHPTPPHLSSPHTTSPLFTPHHPTP